Proteins found in one Miscanthus floridulus cultivar M001 chromosome 4, ASM1932011v1, whole genome shotgun sequence genomic segment:
- the LOC136550094 gene encoding protein ALTERED PHOSPHATE STARVATION RESPONSE 1-like yields MGCGQSKMEEEYAVRHCRERSELLALAIRQRYMLADTHHAYAESLRAVGALLHDFLRGVQSLPPPPPEPALRLPQQRKGDGLPAASPPPAIASSSTAPPVAKQVRIAPDDGHIHFSDDDSDSESGHIKFHDDEEPDPARRRSEVVRSAGEPGPPPPQMGPPYASGYAPPPYGPGYSYGYANGPGPGPGPGPDYGGIGMNGGGGYEPGYGVMGGGGYGQSYGGAGYDDQGYGGMGSGGGAGGYDQSYGGIGGYGQSFFNINYARSQPPPPSVSHEHRLQATNARVHYYSGNGEQQPPPRGYGGGYYPPQSSSSYNQYAYGGYYGGGSAPAPPADIPSSSREPATPPPPPSPPMVSTWDFLNPFETYESYYEQPTATAAPYSPSRSSKDVREEEGIPDLEDEDMEVVKEAYGDEKHPVKGYMGNGKAAKEEGRSSTGDELPRKSKASEASSSGSSLEHDVHVVEKSVVREQVQHSEPRQHVAGLPPTGSEKIYIDDTEVVLEIRTQFDRASQSAGEVSKMLEVGKMPYYQKSSGFKVSAMMVCGIPTMEEEFLHFEEDKAMGSGNLSSTLQKLYMWEKKLLEEVKTEERMRVLYDRKREELKMLDEKGAEAHKLEATELYIRKLSTKISIAIQVVNTISEKISKLRDEELWPQTCELIQGLMKMWSVMLECHQIQLHAISQAKNIDSMIDTAKFGDAHMDLIKRLELQLLDWIACFVAWVSAQKNYVKTLYQWLRDGVIYVPEETEDGAPPFSPGRLGGPPIFVICNNWAASVDRISEKEVVEAMQTFTSNVLNLWERHRSEQRQGLMANKGMDRDLRLMERDEQSMRKALEEQNKKLVLISNQGSVSLSAQVLHERGPGAEAGSLQTSLKNIFEAMENFTSASANTYKELHLCAEEERARVAQA; encoded by the exons ATGGGGTGCGGCCAGtccaagatggaggaggagtacGCGGTGCGCCACTGCCGGGAGCGCTCCGAGCTCCTGGCGCTGGCCATCCGCCAGCGCTACATGCTCGCCGACACGCACCACGCCTACGCCGAGTCGCTACGCGCCGTCGGCGCCCTGCTGCACGACTTCCTCCGCGGGGTCCagtcgctgccgccgccgccgcccgagccCGCGCTCCGCCTCCCGCAGCAGCGGAAGGGCGACGGCCTCCCCGCCGCGTCACCGCCGCCCGCAatcgcctcctcctccaccgcgccGCCCGTCGCCAAGCAGGTCCGCATCGCCCCCGACGACGGGCATATCCACTTCTCCGACGACGACTCCGATTCCGAGAGCGGGCACATCAAGTTCCACGACGACGAGGAGCCCGACCCGGCTCGCCGCCGCTCGGAGGTCGTCCGCTCCGCCGGGGAGCCGGGTCCTCCGCCGCCGCAGATGGGACCGCCCTACGCCTCCGGGTATGCTCCGCCGCCGTATGGCCCTGGATACAGCTACGGGTACGCCAATGGGCCTGGGCCTGGTCCGGGTCCTGGTCCTGATTATGGCGGTATTGGCATGAACGGCGGCGGCGGTTATGAACCAGGCTATGGTGTcatgggcggcggcggctacgGGCAAAGCTATGGCGGCGCCGGCTATGATGACCAGGGCTATGGTGGCATGGGCAGTGGTGGTGGCGCTGGCGGCTATGACCAAAGCTATGGTGGCATAGGTGGATATGGCCAGAGCTTCTTTAACATCAACTACGCTCGCAGCCAGCCACCTCCACCGTCTGTCTCGCACGAGCACCGCCTGCAGGCCACTAACGCCAGGGTCCACTACTATTCCGGCAATGGCGAGCAGCAGCCACCCCCGCGCGGCTACGGTGGTGGGTACTATCCACCGCAGAGCTCGAGCTCATATAATCAGTATGCCTATGGTGGTTACTATGGAGGTGGTTCTGCTCCTGCACCACCAGCAGACATCCCTTCCTCCTCCCGTGAGCCAGCCACACCACCGCCGCCTCCATCTCCGCCGATGGTGTCCACCTGGGATTTCCTGAACCCGTTTGAAACTTATGAGAGCTACTACGAGCAACCAACTGCTACAGCAGCTCCATACTCTCCCAGCAGGAGTTCAAAGGATGTTCGCGAGGAGGAAGGGATTCCAGACTTGGAGGACGAAGACATGGAGGTAGTCAAGGAAGCTTATGGTGATGAGAAGCACCCTGTGAAGGGTTACATGGGGAACGGGAAGGCGGCCAAGGAAGAGGGTAGGAGCAGCACGGGAGATGAACTGCCCCGCAAGTCCAAGGCGTCTGAGGCCAGCAGTAGTGGGAGCAGCTTGGAGCATGACGTGCATGTAGTGGAGAAGAGTGTTGTCCGAGAACAAGTTCAACACTCGGAGCCACGGCAGCATGTTGCCGGTCTACCACCCACAGGATCAGAGAAGATATACATTGATGACACTGAGGTGGTGTTGGAGATCAGGACTCAATTCGATCGTGCCTCTCAATCAGCCGGTGAGGTATCCAAGATGCTTGAGGTTGGAAAGATGCCTTACTACCAGAAGAGTTCAGGTTTCAAAG TCTCTGCAATGATGGTTTGTGGTATACCGACAATGGAGGAGGAGTTTCTGCATTTTGAAGAGGACAAGGCGATGGGATCCGGCAACCTCTCCTCTACACTACAGAAGTTGTACATGTGGGAGAAGAAGCTTCTTGAGGAAGTTAAG ACAGAGGAGAGGATGCGGGTACTGTATGACAGAAAACGTGAGGAGCTGAAAATGTTAGATGAGAAAGGTGCAGAAGCTCATAAGCTTGAGGCCACTGAACTTTACATCAGGAAGCTATCAACTAAGATTAGCATAGCTATCCAGGTTGTAAACACTATTTCAGAAAAGATTAGTAAGTTGAGGGATGAAGAGTTGTGGCCACAAACATGTGAGCTCATTCAAGG GTTGATGAAGATGTGGAGCGTTATGCTAGAATGTCATCAGATACAATTGCATGCCATATCCCAAGCTAAAAACATAGACTCCATGATAGACACTGCAAAGTTCGGTGACGCTCATATGGACTTGATCAAGCGGTTAGAGCTTCAGCTATTGGATTggattgcttgttttgttgcatGGGTTAGCGCTCAAAAGAATTATGTTAAAACTTTATATCAGTGGCTGAGAGATGGTGTTATCTACGTTCCTGAGGAAACTGAGGATGGGGCGCCTCCGTTTTCTCCTGGAAGATTAGGAGGGCCACCAATTTTCGTCATATGTAATAATTGGGCTGCCAGTGTGGACAGGATATCTGAGAAAGAAGTAGTCGAGGCAATGCAGACCTTTACATCCAACGTGCTGAATCTCTGGGAGAGGCACAGGTCAGAGCAAAGACAGGGTCTGATGGCGAATAAAGGTATGGACAGGGATCTTAGGTTGATGGAAAGAGATGAACAATCAATGCGCAAGGCTCTGGAAGAACAAAATAAGAAGCTTGTGCTCATTTCGAACCAGGGCAGTGTATCCTTGTCTGCACAAGTGTTACATGAGCGAGGCCCTGGTGCTGAAGCTGGTAGTTTGCAAACAAGTCTGAAAAATATTTTTGAGGCAATGGAGAACTTCACTTCTGCATCTGCAAATACATACAAGGAGCTCCATCTTTGCGCGGAAGAAGAGAGAGCCCGAGTTGCACAGGCATAA
- the LOC136552260 gene encoding probable cytokinin riboside 5'-monophosphate phosphoribohydrolase LOGL9, whose translation MEAGSAAENGGAGKEGSGSRFRRVCVFCGSSSGKRSSYRDAAVELGKELVARKVDLVYGGGSLGLMGEVSEAVHKGGGHVIGVIPTTLMGKEITGETVGEVRAVAGMHQRKAEMARNSDAFIALPGGYGTLDELLEVIAWAQLGIHSKPVGLLNVDGYYDFLLAFIDKAVDDGFIKPSQRHIFVSAPDARELVQKLEEYEAVQDEDPATPKLRWEIEQAGYNASLLAEIAH comes from the exons ATGGAAGCAGGGTCGGCGGCCGAGAACGGCGGCGCGGGCAAAGAAGGGTCCGGCAGCAGGTTCAGGCGGGTGTGCGTGTTCTGCGGGAGCAGCTCCGGCAAGCGGAGCAGCTACCGggacgccgccgtcgagctcggcaAGGAGCTG GTGGCGAGGAAGGTGGATTTGGTGTACGGAGGGGGAAGCCTGGGGCTCATGGGGGAGGTCTCCGAGGCCGTGCACAAGGGCGGCGGCCATGTCATTGG CGTCATACCCACCACTCTCATGGGCAAGGAG ATCACCGGGGAGACGGTGGGCGAGGTGCGGGCCGTGGCCGGGATGCACCAGCGCAAGGCGGAGATGGCGCGCAACTCCGACGCCTTCATCGCGCTCCCGG GCGGGTACGGGACGCTGGACGAGCTCCTGGAGGTGATCGCGTGGGCGCAGCTCGGCATCCACAGCAAGCCG GTGGGCCTGCTGAACGTGGACGGGTACTACGACTTCCTGCTGGCGTTCAtcgacaaggcggtggacgacgggtTCATCAAGCCCTCCCAGCGCCACATCTTCGTCAGCGCCCCCGACGCCAGGGAACTCGTCCAGAAGCTGGAG GAGTACGAGGCCGTGCAGGACGAGGACCCGGCGACGCCCAAGCTGCGGTGGGAGATCGAGCAGGCCGGCTACAACGCCTCGCTCCTGGCCGAGATCGCCCACTAA